In Pseudomonas nunensis, a single window of DNA contains:
- a CDS encoding MarR family winged helix-turn-helix transcriptional regulator, translating to MNISSAMVVAARHWRKICQTTLVNYGISEACAVPLLMIGRLGEGVRQVTVAQAAGMESPSLVRLLDQLCNSGYVRRTEDAHDRRAKCLSLTDTGRELVQAVEVELVRLRHEVLEGIDQGDLEAALRVLRAFEAASYPSVIQS from the coding sequence ATGAACATCAGCAGTGCCATGGTGGTGGCCGCCAGGCATTGGCGGAAGATCTGCCAGACCACGCTGGTCAATTATGGAATCTCCGAAGCCTGCGCCGTCCCGTTGTTGATGATCGGGCGTTTGGGGGAGGGTGTGCGGCAGGTGACGGTGGCGCAGGCGGCGGGGATGGAGAGTCCGTCGCTGGTGCGTTTGCTCGATCAGTTGTGCAACTCCGGCTATGTGCGCCGGACGGAAGATGCTCACGACCGCCGCGCCAAGTGCCTGAGCCTGACCGACACCGGTCGGGAGCTGGTGCAAGCCGTCGAGGTCGAGTTGGTGCGTCTGCGCCACGAAGTGCTGGAAGGCATCGACCAGGGCGATCTTGAAGCGGCACTGCGTGTGCTACGGGCGTTTGAAGCCGCGAGTTATCCGTCGGTGATCCAGTCTTGA
- a CDS encoding antitoxin: MKKNPLVVLGDIRGGPAVEVPADVPEALMERLDDLELSEIIRSRRHEKPIPVSLDDL, encoded by the coding sequence ATGAAGAAAAATCCTTTAGTGGTACTGGGTGACATCCGTGGCGGGCCTGCGGTCGAGGTTCCTGCCGATGTTCCCGAGGCCTTGATGGAGCGTCTCGATGATCTTGAATTGTCAGAAATCATCCGCTCGCGAAGGCATGAAAAACCGATCCCGGTGAGTCTGGATGACCTATAG
- a CDS encoding DUF2789 domain-containing protein, whose product MESPTHSLPSLFKQLGLPDDAESIDQFIATHSPLKPELHLAQAFFWSESQAAFLRDEILDDADWAEVVDQLDVLMRKGRGV is encoded by the coding sequence ATGGAATCCCCGACCCACAGCCTGCCCTCCCTGTTCAAACAACTCGGCTTGCCTGATGACGCAGAAAGCATTGACCAATTCATAGCCACCCATTCACCACTCAAACCGGAACTGCACCTGGCACAGGCGTTTTTCTGGTCCGAAAGCCAAGCTGCCTTTTTGCGGGACGAGATTCTGGATGATGCGGATTGGGCGGAGGTGGTGGATCAGTTGGATGTGTTGATGAGGAAGGGGCGGGGGGTGTGA
- a CDS encoding efflux transporter outer membrane subunit has translation MSKASALAVAGLGLLLSACQVVGPDYHLPDEAAVHREDLQGNLATNDKDVVSAPVPSDWWRLYQDPRLDQLVEQAMASNTDLRVAAANLSRARAQVDEAQAAGGWSGGVKMGAQRLQESGEAFLLPEKVPVANVGDIGITTSYQFDLFGTLQRGIEAAKANADATQAAADTARITLVADVVRAYTQVCAANEEQEIAQHSLDLQAQSTTLTQRLRDAGRGDETQVTRSQTQFKSLRADMPRYEASRQAGLFRLSMLLAKPLDQLPAGTASCAELPKIAQLLPVGDGATLLKRRPDVRQAERRLAAATAGIGIATGELYPDISIGASIGTVGTLENLGKPQTNRWGFGPLLSWTVPSNGSRARIREAEASTQGALAHFDGVVLNAIRETQTGLAQYSALLQRRDALADAEQSAQLAADQTHRFFQAGRASFLADLQATRTYTDVTAQLASANTQVAMSQIDLFLALGGGWESGRTQASQPGKP, from the coding sequence ATGAGCAAAGCCTCGGCTTTGGCGGTGGCCGGGTTAGGCCTGTTGCTGTCGGCGTGTCAGGTGGTCGGGCCGGATTATCACTTGCCGGACGAAGCCGCCGTGCACCGTGAAGACTTGCAGGGCAACCTCGCAACGAACGACAAAGATGTGGTCTCGGCGCCGGTGCCCAGTGATTGGTGGCGCTTGTATCAAGACCCGCGTCTCGATCAGTTGGTGGAGCAGGCTATGGCCTCTAACACCGATTTGCGCGTGGCGGCGGCGAACCTGTCCCGGGCCCGGGCGCAGGTCGATGAAGCCCAGGCTGCTGGCGGCTGGAGCGGCGGCGTGAAGATGGGCGCCCAGCGTTTGCAGGAATCCGGCGAAGCCTTCCTGTTGCCTGAGAAAGTACCAGTGGCCAACGTCGGCGACATCGGCATCACCACGTCTTATCAATTCGACCTATTCGGCACCTTGCAGCGCGGCATCGAGGCGGCCAAGGCCAACGCCGATGCGACCCAAGCGGCGGCGGACACGGCGCGCATCACCCTGGTGGCCGATGTAGTTCGGGCTTACACCCAAGTCTGCGCGGCCAATGAAGAGCAGGAAATCGCTCAGCATTCCCTCGATCTGCAAGCCCAGAGCACGACGTTGACCCAGCGTCTGCGCGATGCCGGGCGTGGCGATGAAACTCAGGTCACCCGCTCGCAAACCCAATTCAAATCCTTGCGCGCCGACATGCCGCGTTATGAGGCGTCACGTCAGGCCGGGTTGTTCCGCTTGTCGATGCTGCTGGCCAAACCGCTGGATCAACTGCCGGCCGGTACCGCCAGTTGCGCCGAACTGCCGAAGATTGCGCAATTGTTGCCGGTCGGTGACGGCGCCACGCTGCTCAAGCGTCGCCCGGATGTACGTCAGGCCGAGCGCCGTTTGGCCGCCGCGACCGCCGGTATCGGCATCGCTACTGGTGAGTTGTACCCGGACATCAGCATCGGCGCGTCCATCGGCACCGTCGGCACCCTGGAAAACCTCGGCAAACCGCAGACCAATCGCTGGGGCTTCGGCCCATTGTTGAGCTGGACCGTACCGTCCAACGGCTCCCGCGCGCGAATCCGTGAGGCCGAAGCCTCGACCCAAGGCGCGCTGGCGCACTTTGACGGCGTGGTGCTCAACGCGATCCGCGAGACGCAAACCGGTCTGGCCCAGTACTCCGCGCTGCTGCAACGCCGCGATGCCCTGGCCGATGCCGAGCAGTCGGCGCAACTGGCGGCGGACCAGACTCACCGCTTCTTCCAGGCTGGCCGCGCGTCGTTCCTGGCGGACCTGCAAGCCACCCGCACCTACACCGATGTCACGGCGCAACTGGCGTCGGCCAACACTCAGGTCGCGATGAGCCAGATCGATTTGTTCCTCGCCCTCGGCGGCGGTTGGGAAAGCGGACGAACGCAAGCGTCACAGCCCGGCAAACCCTGA
- a CDS encoding aminoacyl-tRNA deacylase has product MRMARTVQDSLNRAQCEFDIVTHPHSASSLETARVSGIPAERVAKSVILDDHHGHYLMAVLPASRHLDLSKVRGSGEWQITRESTLAHLFNDCERGAVPALGESYGLDMLIDPLLTRQKDIYLEAGNHNNLLHMSMPEFLKMVPHAEVCELSH; this is encoded by the coding sequence ATGCGTATGGCAAGAACCGTGCAGGACAGCCTGAATCGGGCTCAATGCGAATTCGACATCGTCACCCACCCGCACTCGGCCAGCAGCCTTGAAACGGCTCGCGTGTCGGGCATTCCTGCCGAACGGGTGGCCAAATCGGTGATCCTCGACGACCACCACGGGCATTACCTGATGGCCGTGCTCCCCGCCAGCCGTCACCTGGACCTGAGCAAAGTACGCGGCAGCGGCGAATGGCAAATCACCCGGGAAAGCACCCTGGCGCACCTGTTCAACGACTGCGAACGCGGCGCGGTGCCGGCGCTGGGTGAATCCTATGGCCTGGACATGCTCATCGACCCGTTGCTGACCCGGCAGAAAGATATTTATCTGGAAGCCGGCAACCACAACAACCTGCTGCACATGAGCATGCCGGAGTTCCTGAAAATGGTGCCGCATGCGGAGGTTTGCGAGTTGAGTCATTAG
- a CDS encoding DUF1656 domain-containing protein: MIGDLDISGVFLPTLLVLMGITYLFYLLVHGVLTRLHFYRLVWHRALFNVALYALLLGAVDSLSRYLMT, translated from the coding sequence ATGATCGGTGATCTGGATATCAGCGGTGTATTCCTGCCCACGCTGCTGGTGCTGATGGGCATTACCTACCTGTTTTACCTGTTGGTGCACGGGGTGCTCACGCGCCTGCACTTTTACCGTCTGGTCTGGCACCGGGCATTGTTCAACGTGGCTCTCTACGCTTTGCTGCTCGGCGCCGTGGACTCACTCAGTCGATACCTGATGACATGA
- a CDS encoding YdgA family protein, translating into MNKSAGVLLGIVVAIGAISAGGAWYTGTKLEGVLNASVADANKELQAALVGSNGTASLELVSLERGVFSSTAHYRLKGEGEMFGEAPVELLFVDRVEHGPLPFSRLASLKWLPVMATNHFELEKTSTTEKWFAAANGQSPVKGVVNIGYDNSTNGTFELLPLEVALDDKSSLKFSGLNMDIAASAEAKKVKADGYMDSLKLTTVSEDQAPVTVEMNGLTVASNLVKSTYGYYTGENTVELTSSKTTFGPKQSVVGVNKFEMKNQTEESGTSASGRADYKIGEVSFNGKTVGSAQMAMSLKNLDIPSTMSLMEIYQTKLQPYEQAAAKAAAAGEPAPELNLTPEEEKQVKAGLEKLLAAGPQFALENLSFNSANGESRANLVLDLTKPASMDLPPDQLVRQLIALLDINIKVSKPMLVDLLSIQAQADGQTDAKTIVDQATATSDMFSSMAVGTQLAKLEGSDVVTKLHYANNQVEFNGQKMTVEQFVGFVMGKLGGAGQVQ; encoded by the coding sequence ATGAATAAATCAGCAGGCGTGCTTCTCGGAATTGTCGTTGCCATCGGTGCAATCAGCGCCGGCGGTGCCTGGTACACCGGCACTAAACTGGAAGGCGTGCTCAACGCCTCCGTCGCCGACGCCAACAAAGAACTGCAAGCCGCGCTGGTCGGTTCAAACGGCACGGCGTCCCTGGAACTGGTGTCCCTGGAGCGTGGCGTGTTCAGCAGCACCGCTCACTATCGCCTGAAGGGCGAAGGCGAGATGTTCGGTGAAGCACCGGTCGAATTGCTCTTCGTCGATCGCGTCGAACACGGCCCGCTGCCGTTCTCGCGCCTGGCTTCGTTGAAATGGTTGCCGGTTATGGCCACCAACCACTTCGAGCTGGAAAAGACTTCGACCACGGAAAAATGGTTCGCTGCCGCCAACGGCCAGTCGCCGGTCAAAGGCGTGGTCAACATCGGCTATGACAACTCCACCAACGGCACTTTCGAATTGCTGCCGCTGGAAGTGGCACTGGATGACAAGTCCAGCCTGAAGTTTTCCGGTTTGAACATGGACATCGCCGCCAGCGCCGAGGCCAAGAAGGTCAAGGCAGACGGCTACATGGACAGCCTCAAGCTGACCACCGTGTCGGAAGATCAGGCGCCGGTCACCGTCGAGATGAACGGCCTGACCGTGGCCAGCAACCTGGTCAAAAGCACTTACGGCTACTACACCGGCGAAAACACCGTCGAGCTGACCAGCAGCAAGACCACTTTCGGTCCCAAGCAGTCGGTCGTGGGCGTCAACAAATTCGAAATGAAGAACCAGACCGAAGAATCCGGCACCAGCGCTTCCGGGCGTGCGGATTACAAGATTGGCGAAGTGTCGTTCAACGGTAAAACCGTTGGTTCTGCTCAGATGGCCATGAGCCTGAAGAACCTCGACATCCCGTCGACCATGTCGTTGATGGAGATTTACCAGACCAAGTTGCAGCCGTACGAGCAAGCCGCCGCCAAAGCCGCTGCCGCCGGTGAGCCAGCCCCCGAGCTGAACCTGACGCCAGAAGAAGAGAAGCAAGTGAAGGCTGGTCTGGAAAAACTGTTGGCCGCCGGTCCGCAGTTCGCTCTGGAGAATCTGTCGTTCAACTCGGCCAACGGTGAAAGCCGCGCCAACCTGGTGCTGGACCTGACTAAACCGGCCTCCATGGACCTGCCGCCAGACCAATTGGTCCGCCAGTTGATCGCGTTGCTGGACATCAACATCAAAGTGTCCAAGCCAATGCTGGTTGACCTGCTCAGCATTCAGGCGCAAGCGGATGGCCAGACCGACGCCAAGACCATCGTCGATCAGGCAACCGCCACCAGCGACATGTTCAGCAGCATGGCCGTGGGCACGCAACTGGCCAAACTGGAAGGCTCAGACGTCGTCACAAAACTGCATTACGCCAACAATCAGGTGGAATTCAACGGCCAGAAAATGACCGTCGAGCAGTTTGTCGGCTTCGTCATGGGCAAACTCGGCGGCGCTGGGCAAGTCCAGTAA
- a CDS encoding FUSC family protein, producing the protein MSGFWTGVPPARDWFYGVRTFAASMTALYIAMLMQMPRPYWAMATVYIVSSPFVGPTSSKALYRAVGTFMGAAAAVFFVPMFVQSPWVLVVIIALWTGTLLFLSLHLRTANSYALMLAGYTLPLIALPVLDNPLAVWDIAEARTEEIFLGIAVAAVVGAMFWPRRLAPVFNDSVNKWFADASTYSLRFLSRNVQPEEVSALRSAMVTTFNSLELMIGQLPHEGARPQTVRNTKELRGRMIHLLPVIDALDDALYALERRTPELVDKFAPLLAATTEWLEHKDADLERWQALKDQLEALQPSSEALEDRKQLLFSNALYRLGEWIDLWQDCRSLQYAIQCESQDNWRAVYRHWRLGRLTPFLDRGLMFYSAMSTVSAIIVASVLWILLGWTDGGSAVILAAVACSFFASMDDPAPQIFRFFFWTAMSVLFASLYLFLVLPNLHDFPMLVLAFAVPFICIGTLTVKPQFYLGMLLTLVNTSSFISIQGAYDADFLSFANSNLAGPIGLLFAFVWTLIARPFGAELAAKRLTRFSWRDIVSLTEPATLSEHRKLGVQMLDRLMQHLPRLGLIGQDTGVALREVRVALNLLDLLAYTPRVLGVPQVLLQQVVAEVGEYFKACLKAGERLPAPSPLLMTLDRTRRALNTECDDGARLHLLHALSGLRLALLPGVEFVGTSALEEPLPHGIDGAPL; encoded by the coding sequence TTGAGCGGTTTCTGGACAGGCGTTCCCCCGGCGCGGGACTGGTTCTACGGCGTGCGTACTTTCGCTGCGTCGATGACCGCGCTGTACATCGCCATGCTGATGCAAATGCCGCGTCCGTATTGGGCGATGGCCACGGTGTATATCGTTTCCAGCCCGTTTGTCGGCCCGACCAGCTCCAAGGCGCTGTACCGCGCGGTCGGTACGTTCATGGGCGCGGCGGCGGCGGTGTTTTTTGTGCCGATGTTTGTCCAGAGCCCGTGGGTGCTGGTGGTGATCATCGCGTTGTGGACCGGGACCTTGCTGTTCCTGTCCCTGCATCTGCGCACCGCCAACAGTTACGCCTTGATGCTCGCCGGTTACACCTTGCCGCTGATCGCCCTGCCAGTGCTGGATAACCCGCTGGCGGTGTGGGACATCGCCGAAGCGCGCACCGAAGAAATTTTTCTCGGCATCGCCGTGGCGGCGGTGGTCGGTGCGATGTTCTGGCCTCGACGTCTGGCGCCGGTGTTCAACGACTCGGTGAATAAATGGTTCGCCGATGCCTCGACCTACAGCCTGCGGTTCCTCAGTCGTAACGTGCAGCCAGAGGAAGTCAGCGCCCTGCGTTCGGCGATGGTCACGACGTTCAATAGCCTGGAGCTGATGATCGGCCAGTTGCCCCACGAAGGCGCGCGGCCGCAAACGGTGCGTAATACCAAGGAATTGCGCGGGCGGATGATCCACCTGCTGCCGGTGATCGATGCCCTCGATGATGCGCTCTACGCTCTGGAACGGCGCACGCCTGAGCTTGTGGATAAGTTCGCGCCACTGCTGGCCGCGACCACCGAATGGCTTGAGCACAAAGACGCCGACCTCGAGCGTTGGCAGGCGCTGAAAGACCAGCTCGAAGCGCTGCAACCGAGTTCCGAGGCGCTGGAGGATCGCAAGCAATTACTGTTCTCCAACGCGTTGTATCGCCTCGGCGAGTGGATCGATTTGTGGCAAGACTGCCGCAGCCTGCAATACGCCATCCAGTGCGAAAGCCAGGACAACTGGCGCGCGGTGTATCGCCACTGGCGCCTCGGTCGGCTGACGCCGTTTCTCGACCGTGGCCTGATGTTTTACTCGGCGATGTCCACGGTCAGCGCGATCATTGTCGCCTCGGTGCTCTGGATTCTGCTCGGCTGGACCGATGGCGGCAGCGCGGTGATTCTGGCAGCGGTGGCGTGCAGCTTCTTCGCCTCGATGGACGACCCGGCGCCGCAGATTTTCCGGTTCTTTTTCTGGACGGCGATGTCGGTGTTGTTCGCCAGTCTTTACCTGTTTCTGGTCCTGCCCAACCTGCATGACTTCCCGATGCTGGTGCTGGCGTTTGCCGTGCCGTTTATCTGCATCGGCACCCTGACGGTCAAGCCGCAGTTTTACCTGGGCATGCTGCTGACGCTGGTGAATACCTCGTCCTTCATCAGTATCCAGGGTGCCTACGACGCAGATTTCCTCAGCTTCGCCAACTCCAACCTGGCCGGGCCGATTGGCTTGCTGTTCGCGTTTGTCTGGACGCTGATTGCGCGACCGTTCGGCGCGGAACTGGCGGCCAAGCGCCTGACCCGTTTCAGTTGGCGCGACATCGTCAGCCTTACCGAACCGGCGACGTTATCTGAACATCGCAAGTTGGGTGTGCAGATGCTTGATCGCCTGATGCAGCACTTGCCGCGTCTGGGCTTGATCGGCCAGGACACTGGCGTCGCCCTGCGCGAAGTGCGCGTGGCGCTGAACCTGCTCGACCTGCTGGCCTACACCCCGCGAGTGCTCGGCGTGCCGCAAGTGTTGCTGCAGCAAGTGGTGGCGGAAGTCGGTGAGTACTTCAAGGCGTGCCTCAAGGCCGGTGAGCGTTTGCCGGCGCCGAGTCCGTTGTTGATGACCCTCGACCGCACTCGTCGCGCCCTCAACACCGAGTGCGACGACGGCGCCCGGCTACATTTGCTGCACGCGTTGAGCGGGTTGCGCCTGGCCTTGTTGCCCGGTGTTGAATTCGTCGGCACCAGCGCACTCGAAGAACCGCTTCCCCATGGCATCGATGGAGCGCCTTTATGA
- a CDS encoding type II toxin-antitoxin system HigB family toxin, protein MRIIAKGTLKIFWESSPAYADAVTPLSEWYRHMEKSSYRTPQEVKAELRTASVLKGGRVVFNIAGNKYRVILAIDYERQLGFVRFVGTHAQYDQINAETV, encoded by the coding sequence GTGCGAATAATTGCCAAAGGGACATTGAAAATTTTCTGGGAAAGTAGCCCGGCCTACGCCGACGCGGTCACTCCTCTCTCAGAGTGGTATCGACACATGGAGAAGTCGTCATATCGCACACCCCAGGAAGTAAAAGCCGAGCTGAGAACCGCCAGCGTTCTAAAGGGTGGACGTGTGGTATTCAATATTGCCGGCAACAAGTATCGAGTGATCCTGGCAATTGACTACGAACGGCAATTGGGTTTTGTGCGCTTCGTCGGCACGCATGCCCAATACGATCAGATCAATGCGGAGACTGTGTAA
- a CDS encoding helix-turn-helix domain-containing protein, producing the protein MNIKPIRTDEDLTNALLRIEQLWGAALDSPEGDELEILALLVEKYEDEHFPIPASDPIEAIKFRMDQQGLTARDLEAFIGPSGRVSEVLNRKRPLSLKMIKRLHDGLRIPYECLFAEIV; encoded by the coding sequence ATGAACATCAAACCCATCCGAACCGATGAGGACCTCACCAATGCGCTTTTGCGTATTGAGCAACTGTGGGGGGCGGCTTTGGACTCACCTGAGGGTGACGAACTCGAGATACTGGCCCTGCTGGTCGAAAAGTATGAAGACGAGCACTTTCCGATTCCAGCCTCCGACCCCATCGAGGCGATCAAATTTCGCATGGACCAGCAAGGTTTGACTGCCCGAGACCTGGAAGCCTTTATCGGTCCCAGCGGTCGAGTATCCGAAGTGCTGAACCGTAAGCGCCCGCTGAGCTTGAAAATGATCAAGCGCCTGCACGACGGATTGCGAATTCCTTATGAATGTTTGTTTGCAGAGATAGTTTGA
- the pgaA gene encoding poly-beta-1,6 N-acetyl-D-glucosamine export porin PgaA — protein MPRFAGPFIHRGLRPLFRVALCSQLLWPALAFADTPYDQMVRDARAGNYAPALTVLRQVPVNQATTSQVSDHLQIASWAGLDAEVVQVYETQGRNRVLPVQALTATARAYRNLKRWDSATGLYNKALALEPQNPDLQLGLAMTQADAGKPDEAVTRTRALVAAKPEDPSRRLALAYALTRAGNNYDALFEYDQAFIRAGSKPEVAREYVFALQRARLPEPALRLAQQRPGLIDPVQLRRIEGDLAAERVRLAELATRSEKERYVIADRALADYDKLLATWTPDPAAHDDVTRWRIDRMGALKARARTADVISEYQKLNGEGVQIPTYALRWVASSYLDQRKPEIATDLYRKVLVAPDADVGDRLEDSTALYYALLESDKADEARTVAEDLAKTQKPRVELKGLPVGNPNDEWMDAQQLAAQAGTYGADLPSGEQRLQTLVDQAPGNIGLRLAQADLYLARDWPRRAELQLKETESMVPRDVGLEVAQAHTAMDLQEWRQMDALTDDVAARFPDNRQVQRLQRQREVHDMAELRVQSYGGKSNGGGDSGAGAVSGSKDFGIETVLYSPPIDEDWRVFAGVGYATGDFQEGTGRDRTQRLGVERRTRDMTLEAEVSNHNFGYGNKQGARLAIARDIDDHWQYGGSLAYLSADTPLRALNSDVTANGGSGFIRWRANESREWKLAVSPSHFSDGNNRVEALLTGREGVYTAPKVQVDLGLEVGTSHNSASEDVPYFNPKSDFSVLPTVNVNHVLYRRYETSWSQQFQAGAGTYSQRDHGTGGIGLLGYGQRYSWNDVFEVGGLLTVINRPYDGDRETDLRLLVDLTYRF, from the coding sequence ATGCCGCGTTTTGCAGGTCCCTTTATTCATCGTGGCTTACGCCCGTTGTTTCGCGTTGCGCTGTGCAGCCAGTTGCTCTGGCCGGCGCTGGCGTTCGCCGACACGCCTTATGACCAGATGGTCCGCGATGCCCGTGCGGGCAATTACGCGCCAGCGCTGACCGTACTGCGCCAGGTGCCGGTGAACCAGGCCACCACCAGCCAGGTCAGCGATCATTTGCAGATCGCCAGTTGGGCCGGCCTGGACGCCGAAGTGGTGCAGGTCTATGAAACCCAAGGCCGCAACCGCGTGCTGCCGGTTCAGGCCTTGACCGCCACCGCCCGCGCCTATCGCAACCTCAAGCGCTGGGACTCGGCAACCGGGCTCTACAACAAGGCGCTGGCGCTGGAGCCACAAAACCCGGACCTGCAACTCGGTTTGGCCATGACTCAGGCTGACGCCGGCAAACCCGACGAAGCCGTGACCCGCACCAGAGCCTTGGTGGCTGCTAAACCCGAGGATCCGTCCCGGCGATTGGCCCTGGCCTATGCCTTGACCCGTGCCGGGAATAACTACGACGCCCTGTTCGAATACGATCAGGCCTTCATCCGCGCCGGCAGCAAACCGGAAGTCGCCCGTGAATACGTGTTTGCCCTGCAACGTGCGCGCCTGCCGGAACCGGCCTTGCGCTTGGCTCAGCAACGGCCGGGGCTGATCGATCCGGTGCAATTGCGGCGCATCGAAGGCGACCTCGCCGCCGAGCGCGTGCGTCTGGCGGAGCTGGCGACCCGCAGCGAAAAAGAACGTTATGTGATCGCCGACCGAGCGTTGGCCGATTACGACAAATTGCTCGCCACCTGGACCCCGGACCCGGCCGCCCACGACGACGTCACCCGTTGGCGCATCGACCGCATGGGCGCGCTCAAGGCTCGTGCGCGCACCGCTGATGTGATCAGCGAATACCAGAAACTCAATGGCGAAGGGGTGCAGATTCCGACCTACGCCCTGCGTTGGGTGGCGTCGTCCTACCTGGACCAGCGTAAGCCAGAAATCGCCACTGATCTCTATCGCAAAGTGCTGGTCGCGCCAGACGCTGACGTCGGTGATCGCCTCGAAGACAGCACCGCGCTCTATTACGCGCTGCTCGAAAGCGACAAGGCTGACGAAGCGCGCACAGTCGCCGAGGATCTGGCAAAAACCCAGAAGCCACGAGTCGAACTCAAGGGCTTGCCGGTGGGCAATCCCAACGATGAATGGATGGACGCACAACAACTCGCCGCCCAGGCCGGGACTTACGGCGCCGATCTGCCGTCCGGTGAGCAGCGTTTGCAAACCTTGGTCGATCAGGCGCCGGGCAATATCGGTTTGCGCCTGGCCCAGGCCGATTTGTACCTGGCCCGGGACTGGCCACGTCGCGCGGAATTGCAGCTCAAGGAAACCGAGAGCATGGTCCCGCGAGACGTGGGCCTTGAAGTCGCTCAAGCCCACACCGCCATGGATTTGCAGGAGTGGCGGCAGATGGACGCGCTGACCGACGATGTGGCCGCGCGTTTTCCGGACAACCGTCAGGTCCAGCGTTTGCAGCGCCAGCGCGAGGTGCATGACATGGCCGAGCTGCGGGTGCAGAGCTATGGCGGCAAAAGTAATGGCGGTGGCGACAGCGGCGCCGGTGCGGTGTCCGGCAGCAAGGACTTCGGCATCGAAACCGTGCTCTACAGCCCGCCCATCGACGAAGACTGGCGCGTTTTTGCCGGTGTCGGTTACGCCACCGGTGATTTCCAGGAAGGTACCGGGCGTGATCGCACGCAACGACTTGGCGTTGAGCGCCGCACTCGCGACATGACCCTGGAAGCGGAAGTCTCCAATCACAACTTCGGTTACGGCAACAAACAGGGCGCACGCCTGGCGATTGCCCGGGACATCGACGATCACTGGCAGTACGGCGGCAGCCTCGCTTACCTCTCGGCCGACACACCGCTGCGCGCATTGAACAGCGATGTCACGGCCAACGGCGGCAGCGGTTTCATTCGCTGGCGCGCCAATGAAAGCCGCGAGTGGAAACTCGCGGTCAGCCCGTCGCACTTCAGCGACGGCAACAACCGCGTCGAAGCCTTGCTTACCGGACGCGAGGGCGTCTACACCGCGCCGAAAGTGCAAGTCGATCTCGGCCTGGAAGTCGGCACCAGCCACAACTCCGCGTCCGAGGACGTGCCGTACTTCAACCCAAAATCCGACTTCAGCGTGCTGCCGACAGTCAACGTCAACCACGTGCTTTATCGCCGCTACGAAACCTCCTGGAGCCAGCAATTCCAGGCCGGCGCGGGCACGTATAGCCAGCGCGATCACGGCACCGGCGGCATTGGCTTGCTGGGTTACGGCCAGCGCTACAGCTGGAATGACGTCTTCGAGGTGGGCGGCTTGTTGACTGTGATCAACCGGCCCTATGACGGCGACCGCGAAACCGATCTGCGCCTGCTCGTCGACCTCACTTACCGCTTCTAG
- a CDS encoding HlyD family secretion protein, with product MKKPFLTIGRVLLTLLIVSFAVVVVWRMVMYYMFAPWTRDGHIRADIVQIAPDVSGLIQQVQVRDNQLVQRGQVLFSIDQDRFKLALRQAKAAVADREETLAQAQREAKRNRGLGNLVPGEQLEESLSKVARAQSALSEALVTVDSAQLNLDRSTIRSPVDGYINDRAPRAQEFVTAGRPVLSVVDSNSFHIDGYFEETKLDGIHVGQGVDIRVIGGRARLRGHVESIVAGIEDRDRSSGSNLLPNVNPAFSWVRLAQRIPVRIAFDDVPADFRMIAGRTATVSIIDDKTEEPAK from the coding sequence ATGAAAAAACCTTTTTTGACCATTGGTCGCGTCCTGCTGACCTTGCTGATCGTGAGCTTCGCCGTTGTCGTGGTCTGGCGCATGGTGATGTATTACATGTTCGCGCCCTGGACCCGGGACGGGCACATCCGTGCCGACATCGTGCAGATCGCCCCGGATGTGTCCGGCCTGATCCAGCAAGTGCAGGTGCGCGACAACCAGTTGGTGCAGCGCGGCCAGGTGCTGTTCAGCATCGACCAGGACCGTTTCAAACTGGCCCTGCGCCAGGCGAAAGCCGCCGTAGCCGATCGTGAAGAAACCCTGGCCCAGGCCCAGCGCGAGGCCAAGCGTAACCGTGGCCTCGGCAATCTGGTGCCGGGCGAACAGCTTGAAGAAAGCCTGTCGAAAGTTGCCCGTGCGCAATCGGCGCTGTCTGAAGCGCTGGTGACGGTGGACAGCGCCCAGCTCAACCTCGATCGCTCGACCATCCGCAGCCCGGTGGACGGCTACATCAACGACCGTGCGCCCCGCGCCCAGGAATTCGTCACCGCCGGGCGGCCCGTGTTGTCGGTGGTGGACAGCAATTCGTTCCACATCGACGGCTATTTCGAAGAAACCAAACTCGACGGCATTCACGTCGGCCAAGGTGTGGATATCCGCGTGATCGGCGGCCGCGCTCGCTTGCGCGGGCATGTGGAAAGCATCGTCGCCGGCATCGAAGACCGCGACCGCAGCAGCGGCAGCAACCTGTTGCCCAACGTCAACCCGGCGTTCAGTTGGGTGCGGCTGGCCCAGCGGATTCCGGTGCGGATCGCCTTTGACGACGTGCCAGCGGATTTCCGCATGATTGCCGGTCGCACTGCGACGGTGTCGATCATCGACGATAAAACCGAGGAGCCCGCGAAATGA